A stretch of DNA from Aspergillus flavus chromosome 3, complete sequence:
AAGACAAGACAAGTCATTTGGACAACTCACAATACCCAAGCCCCGACACTAGCCAGTTGAGcaattaactaattaaaatCTTCTGTCGGGTTTCACTTGGAAGTTCCATGGAAGTAATGCATTTCAATTGGTTCGATGCGGGGGGTTGCAGTGATTTAGCTCCGCCATCTACtacctacggagtacccaTACCTGTAATTTTACACTGGGGGACCTGAGGCAGCTGCCCGATGGTCAGCCTACGGCTCCGGACAACCACCGATTTCATTGTCTACCTGACTTGGTGATACATTCCAACTGCTGGTCTCTTGCCCCCCTTTAACTATCACCCGACCACTCCTTATCTTCCCTCCCTACCTTAGTGTCTTGTCATTCACCGTCTGAGGGGGAAATTAGATTCACTGCTGTGGGCTGGCGTCATCATTCAATCTTACGTCCTTTGCCGTGGGTTACAAGTTCCCCACTTCTTCTCAGCCAGACGATCCCACTGCTACCTTGAAGACTTCTTGCGTACTTTCCTATCGAGCTTATCTCAACTACCACTAAACTTAGAAGGACAGAAGAGTCCAGCAAATCTTGTTGATCCATCGGCTCCCGACACTGTTTCGAACCTTTAAACTTGAGTCTTTCCTAAATCACGCCGTCGTTGAAGTTACGGCCAGGTCGGGTTCCCCTTGCAAAAGAAGACCAATCCCAGGCAAGGCGGGGAActcgagaagaagacatcATTCATTGATCTTGTTCTACTCCCTTCTGCCACTTCTGATCTTCATAATAGACCAAATCCGATTACCCACCTTTGTCTTGTCACGCTCACATTCCAGGACGGATACCTAGCTGCCGGAAGTGGGAAAGAGGAGCTAGAGCAGATCATAATGGGTCTCGCGTATAACGTCTACCTCACTTCCAATAAGATTTTTGGATGCAAGCAGTGCAAGACGCACCTTGCGGATTATGACGATATCATCAGCAGAGTGGGTGCCCTTCCTCCCTAtccaacaaaacaaaagacatGTACTGACTGGAAGACCGTCCCGCAGAACTTCCGTGGCCAGCACGGCAAAGCGTATCTATTCAACAACGTCGTCAACATCACGCAATCCGAAGCGGTGGAGCGTAGCATGACCACTGGGAGGCATATCGTTCGAGACATCGCTTGCAGACAATGCAGGGAAACGGTAGGGTGGAAGTACGACAAGGCATATGAGACCAGCGAGAAGTACAAGGAGGGCAAATTCATcctggaagaagagcttctGTGCGTGGTGTGCTAAGGTGCCTCCTCTTCATGAACGTGGGCGTGCGTCCTTAAGAGGCGTACGGTAATATGACGGGTCCAGTTACTGTGAGGCCTCCAGAGAAGGACTTGCAGCGACACTTACAAAGACTGATTTATACAGTGAGCGTTTCCAATCGTGGCGTAAGGCAAAGGCGTTGAATGGTGCACTATGTTTTGCTTTGACCGACTTTGAGAACCGGGTTTCGCAGCACACCAGTTTTCGCGTATTCGAGGTTATTCGGCTTCCATCCGTACTCGACATTCTGTATCCTTCATGTTTCAATTCAAGAGCCTGTGAAATCTGCAATCGTCCTCTCATTCTCCTGAGTCATGAGGTTAGAATGATATGTAACAGAATAACTCCCTTCCAGAAGAGTCTCATGTCTCTCTTAGCTATTAGACATGTAGTTCCTCTTTTTGACCAAGAGCAATAGTTTTCAGATGCTTGAAATTTTAGCTGATGAGAGTGTTGGGGGTAACAGCCCCACAGTTATCATAAATCGAGGGGCAAAGAAAATGCAGTGGCCGTTTATCGGATGTGGGGGTCTTGGTTTCTCCAAAACGGCACATTTTACGTGCTTCGATTCAATGACCCAACTCTGCGAAGAAGACATTCCTTGTATACACCTTCCTCCACAACATAGATCAGTCTACAAGATGAGCACGGAAAACAAGATGCGCGCGGTGGTGTTTCACAGCCCTTATAAAGTGGCCGTTGAAGAACGACCAATCCCCAAGATCCAAGATTCGGGAGATATTGTCGTTAAAGTAACATATACTGCGCTTTGTGGAAGGTAGGGCAACGACGGCATCCGGATTCCTCCGTTTTACGCTTTAGACAATCGGCTGCTAACTATTGCAGTGATCTCCACACATTTCGTGGAATTGAACCCGCCGGTACGGGGTTCGTTATGGGCCATGAAGTTACTGGTGAGGTTGTTGAAGTCGGAAGTGGCGTTAAATCCATTCAGAAGGGTGATATGGTCGTGAGTGCTTTTACGACTTCTTGGTAAGTAATCGCTACATAATTTTGGGGGATCGACAGAGGTCTGCGTTAGGGATGTTAAATGCAAGAAAGCTGTTCTAGGTGTCGGAAAGTGTCTCTTTAGGTGTATGCTAACTATGGTCATAGTGGCGAATGTTTTTACTGCAAGCAAGGGTTCTCCTCTCGCTGTGAGAAGAGTGTGCTTTTCGGGTGTGATCATTTGGATGGAGCACAGGCCGAATACGTGAGTAACTTCGTCATAGGCTTACAATCTACGGAAGGTCTGATGGTGACGGTCCCTGTTAGGTCCGCATCCCAAATGCAGACGGAACGGTGATGAAAGCCCCCGAAGGTGTCGAGGAAAAATACCTCGTGCTCATGGCAGACATTTTCCCGACGGGCTACTTTGCGGCCAGCAATGCCTTCAAGGGATACACCCCGGAGCAAATCTCCGAGCAGACAGTCGTACTAATCGGCTGCGGACCGGTCGGACTCTGCGCACTGATCAATGCCCTGGAGTTCAAGCCCAAGCATCTCCTTGCTGTGGACTCCATTCCGTCAAGACTTGAGCTCGCAAGATCCCTTGGGGCAGAGCCTTGGAACTTCCAGCAAGACCGGGAAGGGTTGGACAAGCGGGTGAAAGAGCTGACGAATGGAAGGGGTGCAGACGCTGTGATTGAAGTAGTTGGTTTGAGCCCGGCACTGAGGACAGGCTTTGATCTGCTGCGTCCTTGGGGGACGATCAGTAGCGTCGGAGTTCACAATGGAGAAGTAAGGACTTCCGGGCAATACAGCCTTACGCTTTGGTGTCGTACTATGCTAATTTTTCGTAGATTCCATGGGCTGGAAACGATGCATATGACAAGAATCTGAGAATCCAAATGGGTCGATGCCCCGTGAGGTCGGTATCACCTCAAGCGTTGGATGTCTTGAAAAAGAACCAACATAAACTAGGGTGggtctttctctctctttttatttatttttctcttccccctccctCGTTGTTGGTGAAGGTATGCATATCTAACGAAATGAGTGGAATAAGATTCATGGCGGACAAGATCATGCCACTGTCTCAAGCTGTAGAAGGCTATGAGCTTTTCAATGCAATGAAAGTTCAGAAGGTGATTTTCAAAGCCGGAGAATAAGTGCGGACCCAATGAAGGAATGAATGGTCGATAGCCTTGATGTTTTGAAGATTATTTGGGTGATTTCACGTATAGGTAGGCGGTGGTGTAAATAGTGGGGCGACCTATCTGCTGTTGCAAATAAACATGTGGATAAGTTTACTTGGTGCAAGGAAGTTCTATAGTCATCAAGGCACTCTTgatggtttggtttgttggtttgtttaaaatagaaatcaaTTATTGGTGGTATATTTCAGTGGTGAACCAAGCTGGTTAGCAATGAATGGGTAGTAAATGAGTGAActtgaaagagaaaaggttGGCGATACGTAACAAATTGAATCtcaaccaaagaaaacaccACTAAAGGAGGAAGACTCAATAAGATATAGAAGTAGAAGGGCATTAAATCAAATAATCGACTAAGAGTAAGTGGGAAAAGTCATGAAAAGTGCTTGTGCTCGCcctgagaagaaaaagagagaccCATCCAACCAGAAAGTAAACTAAGCCTAAACTTCTCATTGCTTCCGCttgtctctttctctcacgctctctttttccctttccttctcttcttccttgactcttctcttccctttccgaTCTTCACTCTCCTCTTCAACCTTCACCTCTCTTCCGCTGCGTCTCCCTTCTTTCACcccctcccttttcttcttcttcttctcctccccctctGTCTTCcgtttcctttccctcccgCCTACCATCGTCCCTTGTCCGTAAttcctccacctcttccCCCGCCCGCCGAAACCCCTCTGAAATCACAGTGGTTCATTTTCCCCCTCTCCGATCACTGACTGATCCTTTATCCCCCCTCCTTCTCGGTTCCTTTTGACCATCAAATACTCTATTTCCACGCAACCTCCCGTCTTCTCGTGCGCCACCTCTCTCATCCTTGGGTAAGTAGCGGTACATCTGTGCTTGTCTATCTCATCGCGCCGTCAACCTATTACGTACATGCCTCTTTCACAACCCACCCTTTCACTCTTTgatccaaccccaacacTAAAAGCATGGATCTTGACCGCGCGACTTCTCTTCTTATTCATTGTTTAGATTTCTCAGCTGACTGGCGAGAAGAATCTCCGTTAAAGATATCCTGATCCTAATCATCGAAACTATCTTCGTCTAACTGATCTCTTCGCACCTTCGACATAATGGATTCCTCCGAGCTTCACGATACCCAAGTTGTTGATGAGACTATGACTGATGCTGTCAACATGGTCGACGAGGGTGATATGGACATTACTCCGAAgaccgaagaagaatacGCCCAGTCGATGCTGACCCTCCGTGCGATCGTTTCGTCTAAGGAAGCCGGCGTGATCATCGGCAAGGCCGGCAAAAATGTTGCTGACCTGCGCGACGAAACCGGTGTTAAGGCTGGTGTGAGCAAGGTTGTTCCCGGCGTCCACGACCGAGTCCTCACGGTGACCGGTCCTCTGCAAGGTACCGCTAGGGCCTACGCTTTGGTTGCCAAGGGCTTACTAGAAGGTGCCCCGCAAATGGGTATGGGTGGCGTCGTATCAAATAACGGAACTCACCGTATGTGTATCTGATCCGTCAGTTTTCCCCGGAAAGACTAACTAACATATGGTAGCGGTTCGCCTTCTCATTTCCCACAACCAAATGGGCACTATCATCGGACGGTCAGGCCTGAAGATCAAGCATATCCAGGATGCATCCGGTGTACGAATGGTCGCCCAGAAGGAAATGCTTCCCCAGTCGACCGAGCGGATTGTTGAAGTGCAGGGTACTCCGGAAGGCATTGAGAAGGCTGTCTGGGAAATTGGAAAATGCCTCATCGATGACTGGCAGCGGGGTACCGGT
This window harbors:
- a CDS encoding Yippee/Mis18, which encodes MGLAYNVYLTSNKIFGCKQCKTHLADYDDIISRNFRGQHGKAYLFNNVVNITQSEAVERSMTTGRHIVRDIACRQCRETVGWKYDKAYETSEKYKEGKFILEEELLCVVC
- a CDS encoding putative alcohol dehydrogenase (alcohol dehydrogenase); this translates as MLEILADESVGGNSPTVIINRGAKKMQWPFIGCGGLGFSKTAHFTCFDSMTQLCEEDIPCIHLPPQHRSVYKMSTENKMRAVVFHSPYKVAVEERPIPKIQDSGDIVVKVTYTALCGSDLHTFRGIEPAGTGFVMGHEVTGEVVEVGSGVKSIQKGDMVVSAFTTSCGECFYCKQGFSSRCEKSVLFGCDHLDGAQAEYVRIPNADGTVMKAPEGVEEKYLVLMADIFPTGYFAASNAFKGYTPEQISEQTVVLIGCGPVGLCALINALEFKPKHLLAVDSIPSRLELARSLGAEPWNFQQDREGLDKRVKELTNGRGADAVIEVVGLSPALRTGFDLLRPWGTISSVGVHNGEIPWAGNDAYDKNLRIQMGRCPVRSVSPQALDVLKKNQHKLGFMADKIMPLSQAVEGYELFNAMKVQKVIFKAGE
- a CDS encoding polyC-binding proteins alphaCP-1 (RNA-binding protein rnc1), with product MDSSELHDTQVVDETMTDAVNMVDEGDMDITPKTEEEYAQSMLTLRAIVSSKEAGVIIGKAGKNVADLRDETGVKAGVSKVVPGVHDRVLTVTGPLQGTARAYALVAKGLLEGAPQMGMGGVVSNNGTHPVRLLISHNQMGTIIGRSGLKIKHIQDASGVRMVAQKEMLPQSTERIVEVQGTPEGIEKAVWEIGKCLIDDWQRGTGTILYNPAVRASVGTAPVNQNVGNGYSSRPYNRTGNGADFSDQSGGYGRRSNPDTSNRGYPLVTEDGEEIQTQNISIPADMVGCIIGRAGSKITEIRRSSGARISIAKAPHDDTGERMFTIMGSAQANEKALYLLYENLEAEKTRRSQLPQE